Sequence from the Nocardia brasiliensis genome:
CTCGCCGATCATCTGGCCGAGGTGCCCGCGCTGGTGTTCGTCTGCTCGCTCGGCCGCCCGCCGGAGCCCGCCGCGCCGCCGCGCCTGGCCAGCTTCTACGGATCGATCTATCCCGCGGTGTGGAACTTCATGCTGGCGTTGCGCACCCGCGGACTCGGATCCTGCCTGACCACCGCGCACCTGGCCTACGAACGGGAAATCGCGGAGCTGCTCGGGATTCCGTACGACGAGGTGGCCCAGGTGGCCATGGTGCCGGTCGCGCATCTGCTGCCCGGCCGCGACCGGCCGGGGCGGCGCACCCCGGCCGCCGAGCTGACCAGCTGGGACCGGTGGGCGTGACCGGCCCGCTGGCCTCGATCGCGCGGATAGTGCGGTTCACCGCGGTGATGTACAAGCCGCACTATCTGCTCTACGGCGTGCTGTGGGTGCTGGCGCTGGAGGGCACGGCTTCGCTGGTGACACAGCCGGATTCGGCGTGGCGGCCGACCTGGCACACCGTGCTCCGGATCGTCGTCGTCGCGTTCGTGCTGCTGTACCTGCGCATGGTCGACGAGCAGAAGGACCTCGAGTACGACCGCGTGCACAATCCGGACCGGCCGCTGGTGACCGGCGCGGTGAGCGCGGGAGAGCTGCGGGCGGCGATGGGTGTCATCGCCGTCGGCGCGATCGCGGGCAGTCTCGTGCTTTCGGTCGGTTCGGCCGTGATGATCGCCGTGGCAATGGCTTACGGGTTGGCGCTGTGGGGCATGGAGCGCCTGTCCGGCACGGTGCGCGACGCGATCATGGTGAACCTGATCGTCACCTACCCCGTGCAGCTGCTCGTGACCGCCTACGTGGTGGTTTCGGCCATCGACACCGGTGAGGTCCGGGCGCATTGGCAGGCCGCGGCCGTGGCCGTCGTGTTCGCGGGCGCGTTCCTGCAATTCGAATTCGCCAGGAAGACTTCGCGGGAGCGCCGGCCGGGCGAGATGCTGTACTCGAACGCGCTGGGCGCCAACGGGAGTGTGGCGGCGATGCTGGCGTGCGCGGCGATCGCGGTGCTGTGCGACATCTTGCTGGTCCGACCGTGGGACTTCGCGGTGCCCGCGGCGTCGGTCGCGTGGGTGCCGGTGGCGTTGCTGTCGCTGCCGCTGCTCGGTGCGGTGAAGTTCCTGCGTTCGACGCGGACCGACTATCCCTTCGGGCCCGCGGTGCTGTTCATCCTGTCGTTGTATCTGACCTTGATCGTGCAGGCGTTGCTGCTGCCGTAGCGAACTCGTGCCGGTGCGGTCGGCCGTGTCGGCCGTTGTCGCGGGGGAATACCAGGGACGATCGGAGTTTCGGCGTCACACCACGGAAGAGAGGATCGCTGTGAGTATCCTGCTGAAGCGGATCGGCGGAGGTGGCTGTCTGGTCACACTCGCCTCCGGATTGCTGATCGCGGGCTCGGGGTCCGCGCAGGGCGACCCCGGCGCGTGCTACATCGACCAGGGGCTGACCGACGCGGTCGCGCGATGCCACGATGGGGACGGCGCCTCCGTCCTGGAGATCGAATGCGTCGGCCTGATGACACCGAGTACGCCGGACGGCCAGATCTTCGGCGCGTACTCGGGCACGGATTCCGTGCCTTCCCCGGTCGGCCAGCCCATGCGCGCCTCGTGCATCTCCGACGACACCCTCGGCTTCACCACCCGAGCCTTCGTCACCCCGAAGTAGCCGACCACTCATCGGGCACCCCGCAACGAAGCGGGTTGGCCCCTCCTAATTCCCTTGTACCACAACCAGATACGCGGGAAGGCATGTCGTGTGGGCCCAACTCGCTCGGCTACCACCGGAACGGATTACGCCGCCGGGGCGGCGGCGCGGATGTGTCCAGTCGCGCACCCGCACGAGTCCACCTGTCGACCAGGCGGCGGTGCGCGTCCGACTCGCAGTGCAGCACCACCCGGAACCCTCTCGGCGTAGGCGAGGTGACTCCGGAGCCGGTCGAAACCAGCCCCGACGGCTCCGCCGATTCCTGTCTGATGAATTCGAGTCTGTCGATCAGAACAGCCAAGGCCGCCTTGTCTTTCGCCAAGGTCGCATCCGCGTGCCACACCGAGACCGCGTATCCCTGCGGACGGGCGGCAGCCAATCATCGAGATCTGTCATGCATTCATCGAAGGCAGCCCAGTTCTGCCCGAAATACCAGGGAAACTGGAACGCGGCCGCGAACTCCGCGAACAGTTCGGTGGTCGTCCGCATTCGCTGACCGCGGACGTGTACAACCCGGTACCCCTCGTCCGCCACGCGGCCTTCCGTTTGACTGAAATCTGCCAGGCGTGCCTGCACGACCTCGAAGGGCAGGTCCGATGACCGGTCGACCATTGTTACCTCCGGAGCGTTGGGTGGGGCTCTTCGGGGCAGGGAGTTGTGGTGCGGTCGGGAGTCGGGCTCGTGTCGTCGACTGTAGCCAGGTGGTGGAGTGTCGGCGGGACAGCGGGCCGCGGGTGCTCAACTCATTTTGGTCGCGGTGAGCATGACGGTTGTGTAGTGGCAGACGAAATTGCCGCCGGATCGGTCTATGACCGCGCCTAGTTCGGTGCGGACCTCGTTGAGTGCGGTTTGCGGTAGGCGGGTGGTGGCGCCGGTGGTGGCGGCGTAGTCGAGCCATTCGTCGCGGGTGTAGGGCTGGGTCCATTCGAAGCTCCGGTGCTGTGGCTCGTCGAATGCGGCCGTCGCGCGGATGCCGTCGGCGGCCTTGTCACACATCGCGGTGTACATCTCGACGCCGGACATCTTGGGGAGACGGGCGATCGGGGAGTCGGGGAACATCCGCCGGAACACGTCGGTGAGCGCCTGTTCGAGTGCGGGCGGTGGTTGCTGCACGTTCCAGAACAGGGCGAGGGTGCCGCCGGGACGCAGCGCGGCGGCCGCTTTGTGCGCGCCCGCGACGGGATCGACCCAGTGCCAGGTCTGCCCGGCGACGACCGCGTCGAAGGCGCGTCCCGCCGGATCCCAGTTCTCGAAGGTGGCCACCTCGACCTCGGTGCCGGTGCGTCGCGCGAATTCGGCCATGCGCGAATCGGGTTCGACGCCGAGCACGGTACAGCCCGCGGCCTGGAACTGTCGCGCGACGATGCCGGTGCCGATACCCACGTCGAGGACATCGCGCCCCCGCCCGGCCGCGACGACCGCCGCGATCAGCTCGGCCGGATAGCGCGGGCGGGAACGGTCGTAGCGTGCGGCGTCGACACCGAACGATTCCGCGATCGCGCGGGCCTGATGTGCTTGCGGTTCGGCCGAGGGTGATTGCTCAGACGGTATAGTGGGCATGTGCCCACTATAAGTGGGCACATGCCCACTCGACAAGGGGTGGGCACGTCGACGAAGGAGACACACGGTGCCAACGGGAGTAGCGATGCGTGACGTGCGCGCACAGCTGTTCGACGCCGCCGAGCGGATCTTGCGCGAGGCCGGCCCGAGCGCGCTGACCAGCCGCGCGGTGACCACCGAGGCGGGGTGTGCGAAGGGCGTGCTGCACCGGCACTTCACCGACTTCGACGATTTCCTTGCCGAGCTGGTGCTGGATCGGGCCGCGAAGATCGAACAGCTCGCCGCGGGCTTGCAGGTGTCGGCGGGTAGCGGTGCGGTCGTCGAGAACCTCTCGGACGCACTGAGATCGGTGTTCGAGTCGGTCGCGGTGGCGATCGTCGCGCTGGTCGCGTTCCGGGACGAGCTGCGCGCCAGGCTACGTCAGCGCTGGCCGATCGGGCTGCCGCTGATGGCGGAGGCGACGGCCATGATCGGCGGCTACCTCACGGCCGAACGCGCGCACGGCCGGATCGCCGCGGCCGCCGACATCGACGCGCTCGCACTGGCTTTGATCGGCACCGGGCATCTGTTGTTCGCCGACCGCACGGGCCCGCCGCCGGATGACGCCGCCGTCACCAGGGCGGTGACGACGGTCGTCGGCGGTGCGCTGGCCGCCGAGTAACGGCGCGTACGTGTCAGGCTTCAGCTCGGCACGGCTTCCAAAATATTGTCCGGTGACACCGTCGGAATCACCCGCTGCAACGTGAAGCCGTAGCGCGCCAAGAACTCTCGATACTCCGCGGCCGTGCGTTCGCGCCCGCCGACGTTGACCAGCATCTCCAGATCGACGAACTTGCCCGGATGCGGGCGGTGATTCTCCGGCAGCACCAGTTCGACGATCACCAGGCGCGCATCGGGTTTCATCGCCGCGCGGACCGCGCCCAGAATGCATCCCGCGTCCTGCTCCGGCCAGTCGTGCAGGATGTGCTTGAGGATGTAGACGTCGCCGCCCTGCGGGACGGTGTCGAAGAACGAGCCGCGCTCGATGGTGCAGCGCTCGGCCACGCCGCGGACGGCCAGATGCGCGGCCGCGGCCTCGGCGACCTCCGGCAGATCGAACAGGATTCCGGTGGATCGCGGTGCGCCGCGCAGGATTTCGGCGATGAGCGTGCCCTCCCCGCCGCCGATGTCCACCACGGTGTCGATGCGGGTGAAGTCGTAGGCCGCGAGCAGCGGACCGAGCGAGAGGGTGCCGATGCTGGTCATCGCGTTGTCGAAGAGCTTGCCGAGCTGCCGGTTCGCCTGCACGTGTTCGAAGAACGACATGCCGTGCAGCGCTTGGCCGACCGGCTTGCCGGTGCGCACCGCGTCGACCAGATGGGACCAGTGGTCGCGGTGCAGTGCGGAGCCGAAGAACAGCGCGGCGTCGCGCAGCGAGACGGCGCTGTCGCTACGCAATGCCTTGGCCATCGGCGTGAGCGCGTACCTGCCGTCCCGGCGGCGGGCGAAGATGCCGTGCGCGATGAGCAGCCGCAGCAGCCGGTGCAGCCCGTCCTCGTCGGCCCCGATCCGTTCGGCCAGTTCGGCGCCGGTGCGCGGGCCGTCGGCGAGCGCGTCGGCGACGCCGAGTTCGGCGGCGGCGTGGATCGCCTGGGTGAGCCAGCCCGCGGCGAGCAGTTCCATCACCGCGATATGGCCGGGGACCAGCTTGCGATAGGCGACGGCCACCCCGTAGCGGATCAGCTCGACGGCGCGGACCACCACGTGCGGTGGAGTTCTCGATTGCCCGGATGCCATGGGTGGCTCCATCCCCTCGACGGTCGGCACCGCCGTGTCGGACCGGTGCCCGTGCGGCGTGTCGCCGCACCAGCGCTCATCGAGCTCCGCGCTGGTGCGCTGTGAACAAACGCGCCCCACGTAGCGTACGTGGTCGAGGTACGGCCGGCGGGCGATCCGAACGTCGTTCGAGCGCGACCCTCAGAACGTCCAGCGGGTGGCACCGCCGGGATCCACCGTGGACACCGCGGTGGCCGACTGAGCCGTGATCCGATAGACGTGCCACGGCGGCGAGCCCGCCGACGGCGCACTGTAGGCGGCGGTGAGTGCCAGTCCGGTCGCGTCCGGCGCGGCGGGCCATCCGTCGGCGGCGTACTTCGCGGCGACCGCGGCCACCACCGCCGGGTCGGTGACCTGGCTCGCTGTGCCCTCGACGGCGAGATCGAAGTCGTGCAGCGAGAGGCTGACCGCGCAGCGCGGATCGCGAGCGAGGTTGCGGCCCTTGCGGCTTCGCGCACCCGTCGTGAACACGAGCGTGCCCTCGTGCCACAGCGCGCCGACCGCGGTCATGTGCGGGCGGCCGTCCGGGTCGATCGTGGTGAGCCAATAGGTGTGGCGGTTCGGGCCGCCGGTATCGGGTGCCTGGGGAATGTTCTGCTCGAGCGCGGCCTGGATGTTCGCCCAATCCAGCGCGGGCACCGAGTAGAGGTCTGCGAGGTTCTTGGTATCCATACCTCTGCTGACGAGATCGCGCGGCCGATTTCATCGGTCACGGCGCGAGGTGCAACACCACCGGGATCCGCGTCGGCGCGGGCACGAAATCGCGGTTCGACGCGGTGACCTGGTAGAGCGGGTCGGCGACGGGCTGCCAGCGGGCGAAGAGCGCGGCGGTGGCCAGGGTGATGGTCATCAGGGCGAAGCCGCTGCCAGGGCAGTGCCGATGGCCGACGCCGAACGGCAGAATCGCCTTCTTGTCGATCTCCTCGACCCGGTCGGGCAGCCACCGGCCGGGGTCGAAGGTTTCCGGGTCGGGGTAGTGGCGCGGGTCGTGGTGGATCAGGTACGGGCTGAACGCCACGGTCGCGCCGTCGGGCAGGATCGTCTCGCCCAGCGTGATCGGCCCATCGGCGGTCTGCGTGCTGACCCACGGACCCCAGTAGCGCAGCGTCTCCATGATGACCGCGCGCAGGTAGGGCAGGCGCGTGACGTGTTCGGCGGTGACCGGTCCCGAGCCGACGACTTCGCGTATCTCCCTGCGTATTTCGGCGGCGATCCGGGGTTGGCGCATGATCTCGTGGCACACCCAGCCGAGGATCGATGCGGTCGAGCCGACACCGGCGGCGAGCATCAGCAGCAGTTCGTCGATGATCTCCTCGTCGGTGAGCCGGACTCCGGTCTCGGGGTCACGATGGCGGACCAGCTCGGAGAGCACGTCGTGGAAATCGCGGTCGGCGCGGCGATATTCGGCGACCACGGTGCCGAGTTGGGCGCGTAGCCGGCGCGCCGTGCGGGCGAAGCGGCGGTTGGCCAGTGGCCGCATCCCGCGGATCGGGGCAGGTAGCGCGGCCCGTTGGATCACCTGGCCGAGCAGCCACGGGATGTTCTGCTGCACTTCGTGTTTGGCCTGAGCGCCGAATTCGGCGGTGAACAAGGTCGAGGAGATGATGTCGAGCACCACGCGGTGTGCCTCGTCGGCGAGGTCGAGCTGTTGTCCCGGCCGCAGTGACGCCGACCAGGTGTTCGCGAGATCGGCCGCGACCACGGCGTATTCGTGCAGCCGGCGCTGCCGCAGGGCGGGCGCGATCATCCGGCGGCGCAACTCGTGCGGCTTACCGCTGAGCACATTGGACGCCTCGCGGATGACCCCCTCGATCGCCTCGCGCAGCTCCTCGCGATGGAATCGGCCCGCCTCGCCGAAACCCACCGCGCGGATCAACTCCGGGGTGGTGAGCAGATAGACCGGGCGTGACCCGAGATAGATCCGCACGATCGGCCCGAGTTCGGCAAGGCCGGTGACGAAACGCGGTCCGTCGCGCAGCACGACCGCGGTGTGGCCGAGCAGCGGTCGCCGGTGCGGCGCGGTGGGCACGTTCGGAACAGGCGGTGGCACAGCGGATTCGGCAGCGGTGCTCAGCTCGCCGTAGACCGCCAGGATCGCGGCGGTGAGCCGGGATTGGCGCGCGACGTCGGTGCGCTCGGTGAGGATCTTGCGCATCGGCGCCAGCAATTCGGGGTCGTCGGCCAGTTCCCGCAGGGTCGCGGCGATCGCCGCCACCGACGGGTCGGCGGTGCGGACGCCGCCGCCCTCGGGCACGGTCTCGGCGAGGTCGGGATCGCAGTAGACGACCGGAAGCCGCATCGCCGCCGCCTCCAGCAGCGCCATGCCTTGGGTATCGAAACCCGAAGAGGGGAACAGCAATACATCGTGGACGGCCATCGCGGCCAGGCACTCGGCCTGACCGACCCCGCCGTGCAGGCGCACCCGCGCGCCGAGATCGCGGGCCTCGATCAGCGCCTGTGCCCGATCGGCGAGATCGCCGGAGCCGTAGATGTCGAACTCGCAGTTCGGCACCGCGCCGACCGCCTCGATCGCCTCGATCAGGCGCTTCTCGCCGGAAAGCCGGGCACACCACAGCACCCGTAGCGATCGGGTAGGCGCGGGAGCGAGGTCGCCCGCGGCCGTCGCCCGCGCGCTGTCGAGCAGCTCGTCGTCGATGCCGTTGGAGATCACCCGGAGCGGACGATCCAGGCCGTGGGCGCGCAGTCGCTCGGCGAAATGATTGGTCGGCACGATCACCCGATCCGCCGCGTGTGCCTGGCCGACCATGGTGTGCCAGGCGTGCCTGGCCGCACGGGATTCGTCGTTGCGCGGCATCCGCTTCGGATGCGCGACGAAGCGGCCGTGCAGCCCGCGCATGGTGAGCGCGGCGAGGTACGGGGCGGGGGAGGTGTGCTGGATGAAGACGTCGTCGCGGCTGTGCACGGTGTGCACCACGGGGATGCCGTGCCTGCGGGCGGCGCGCAGCCCGGCGATGGCGACGCCGTAGGTGGTCTGGGTGTGCACCACGTCGACCGGGCCGCGCGCGGCGAACACCGCGTCGATCAACCGGGCGTTGGCCCTGGTCGGCAGCACCATCGCGAATCCGTTCACCACGACACCACCCAGCGCGGGCAACACCACCACGTCGGGGTCGGTATCGACGGCGCCGGGCAGCGGCGCGCAGAACAGGGTGACGCGGTGGCCGAGGCGTTGCAGACCCCGCCGCTGGGCATGCACTGAGGTCTGGATTCCGCCCATGGTGTCGGGATGGAAGTCGGTGAACATCGCGACGTGCATGGCACCACGGTACGGACCGGGCACCCGCTTCGGTCCGCATCCGCGGCCCGCGAGCCGCAGCCGCCCGCCGCGCATTTTCTGTCGTCCCGCGCGCGTGCCTGTCGAAGGACACGCGCGAAAGCATCCTCGGGTGTCCGTTGCGCGTGGGGCGACCTAGGGAGCCGGGTCGCTGCGGGCGCGTTCGCGCTCGGCGGCGGTGGCCAGGTAGTCGCCGAGTTCGCGGCGCAGGGTCACATCGAGCGATCGGGCGAGGGTGGCGTGCACCGAGGCCACGGCGAGCTCGCGCATCTTGCTCAACATCGTTGTGGTGTCGGCGATCTCGCTGCTGGTGTCGGGCAGCCAGCCGGGGCCGTGCTCGTCGATGATGTGCTGTTTGGCGGCCGTGATCATGATGTGGGTGATGTCGTCGATGCGGTCGGCCACTTTGGCGTAGATCTCGATGAGGGTGCGCAGTTCCAGGCCGTATTCGTGCAGCTCGGCGAACGAGGTGAGCAGCTGGGTGTCGGTGAACACCACGGTCTCGCCCTCGAGCCGGACCAGTTTCATCTCGCGCAGCCGGTCCACCAGCTCGTCGGCCTCGGTGCCGAGGATGGTGCCGATCAGCTCGCGCGGCACCTCGAACGTCTCGTCCTTGGCCCAGGACGCCGTCACCGCGTGCTGTAGGCCGAGCACCTCGGTGAGATCCTTTCCGGTCTCCCAGCTGGTGATGAAGTCGGCGATGTGCGCGGTGGTGAAACCGCGCTGCAGCAGTGCGTCGATCAGTCGCAACCGTTCCAGGTGCGAGTTGTCGTAGATGCTGGCCCGGCCGTCCTTGCCGACCGGCGGGGGCAGCAGTCCGCGCTCCTGATAGGCGCGCACGTTGCGGGTGGTGGTGCCCGCGGCGCGCGCGAGATCGTCGATCCGGTACTCCATCGCCTTCACCTCCTTGCCCGCCTCGGTGCCGGAGCCGAGTCTATCGGCCCCGGGCTCCGGCACCGATCAGTCGGCGTCGCGCCGGAAACATCGCCGCTGTGCCCGGCCTCGGCGGGCCGGACACCGCAAACCCGCAGGCTAGGAAACCGCCGCGATCCGCGCCCGGCGCACCTGACCGGCCGCGGGCACCACGGTGTAGTCGGCGAGGTCGACGGTGCGCAGGTGATTGACGTACTGGGTGGCGAAGCCCGGGTACATCGTCGCGTTGAAACCGTCCTCGGTGAGATACCAGCTCTTGCAGCCCGAGTTCCAGGTGGTGCCGGTCAGCCTGCGCTGCATGCCCGCGTTATAACGGTCCTGACGCTCCTGGCGCACGTCGAGGACGCGCAGGTTCTGCTTAAGGATGGTGTCGATGCCCTGCACCAGGTAGTCGATCTGGGCTTCCATGTACACCAGCGCCGAATTATGGCCAGGTCCGGAGTTCGGGCCGAAGGTGAGGAACAGGTTGGGGTACCCGGACACCGCGACGCTCTTGAACGCGTAAGCGCCGCGCGACCATTCGTCGGCGAGCACTCGGCCGTCCCGACCGACCACCGGGATCGGCGTTCCGGTCTTGGACACATCGAACCCGGTCGCGAACACGATGCAATCCGCCTGGTGCTCAATGCCTTCCGCGGTGCGGATGCCGCGCTCGGACAGCGTGGCGATGGGCCAGGTGATCAGCTTGCAGTTGTCCCGCTGCAACGCGGGGTAGTAGTCGTCGGTCATCAGCAGCCGCTTGCAGCCCGCCCTGAAGTCCGGGGTGAGCTGCCTGCGCAGCCACGGATCCCGGACCTGCCTGCGCAATTGAGCCTTGCCGACCAGCTCGACCACCCGGGTGAGCGGGGTGTTCCAGACCACGCCGAGCGCGACCGATTCGTGCCCGTAGAACCAGGCCTGCCTGGCCAGCTGCTCGGCGGCGGGCACCCGGCGATAGAGCTCCCTGGTGAGCGCGTTGGTCCTGCGGTTCACCCGCGGCAGCACCCAGCCCGGCGTGCGCTGGAAGACCTTGACCGAGGCGGCCTTGTCGACCAGCTCCGGAATGATCTGCACCGCACTGGCTCCGGTGCCGACGACCGCGACCTTCTTGCCGGTGAAGTCGTAGTCGTGATCCCAGCGCGCACTGTGGATCTTGTGTCCGGCATAGCTTTCGATGCCCCGGATGTTCGGGAAGCTGGCATTGGCCAGCGGGCCGGAGGCCAGCACCACGGCACGGGCGCGCACGGTCTCGGCGCGGCCCTCGATGGAGATCTCCCACTGCCCGGCAGGCTCGTCGAAGACGATGCCGGTCACGTTGTGGCCGAACCGCAGATGCGGCGCGATCCCGAACTGCGCCACCATCGTCTCGATGTAGCCGAGGATCTCGTTGCTGCCCGAGTAGGTGTGCGACCAGTCCGGGTTGGGTGCGAAGCTGTAGGAGTACAGCCGCGACGGAATGTCGCACGCCGCACCGGGGTAGGTGTTGTCGCGCCAGGTGCCGCCGATGGACTCGCCGCGTTCGAAGATGGCGAAGTCGTCGATGCCCTTCTGCTTCAACCGAATAGCGGCGCCGATGCCGGCGAACCCGCCGCCGATGACGGCGACGTCGAGTGTCTTGGTCGTCATGTCCATCCCGTCAGGCCGCAGGCTCGTAGGTGACTTCCTTGACCCAGGTGGGGTCGCGGCGCAGCAGGGCCTTCGGCACCCGTGCGGTGATCTTCACCAGTGCGTCGGCGAACAGGTGGTACGGGTGGCTGCGGTCGATCACCCAGCCGCCGTGCATCTTCACGATCTGGTACATCGGCAGCCTGCGCGCGAACTCGCTGCGCTCACCGACATTGGCGTAGCGCTTCAGCGCCGTGTACAGCTTCTCCTCGTCGACGCCCATCTCGACGATGTTGTCGCGCATCTTGTTCAGCAGCGGTACGTAACTCAGCACGCCGATGAGCAGCGAGGGCTTCATCCAGCCGCCGACCAGATCGATCAGCAGCTTGCGCACCTGGGAGTGGCCGAGCAGATCCATCACCGCGAAATCGACGGCGAGATGCCGGGATTCGTCGTTGTTGATCTTCTTGAAGGCCTCCTGGCAGACCGGGTCCTCGATCTCGTCCATGATGAATTTGACCAGCGCGCCGTCGAGTGCGACCTCGAGCATCGGGATCACGGTGCCGAGGAACGACAGCGACATGTCGTCGGCGTACTTGTCCAGGAAGTCGATCACCAGCTTGACGTTCACGTTCGGCTGCGGGATCTCGTCGCCCTCGAGCATGCCCCAGCGGCGCATCAGGGCCAGTTCGGCATTGGCGTGCCGCTGCTCCTCGGCATGGAAGTAGCGGTAGATCTCGCGCAGCGTCTCGGTGGGCGCCTTCTTGGCCATGGCGGCGAAGCCGCGCGCCCCGACGTTCTCGATCCACATCAGGTCGGCCATGAACGGCTTGAGCCGGGCGTGCAGTTCGGGCGAGATGGTCTCGGCACCCGGTGCGTCCCAGTCGATGTCGGCCAGCGCCCACTGCCGATTCTTGATCTTGGTGAGCATGTCGTCGAAGTCCATCGCGATGGCCATGTCAGACTCCTGTCTTGTCGGTGACCGACGCGGGGTCGGCGGCGGGGGAGTTGTCCTGGGGCAGTACGCGATCCAGGAGGCCGAGCACATAGGTGTACTGGGCCGGGAAGTAGCGCTTGAGCCGCCAGATCACGTGCGCGTCCAGCTGCGGCAGCACATAGAGCTGACCGCGGTCGTGCGCGTCGAGGGTGTAGCGGGCGACCGTCTCGGGGGAGAACCCGGTCCAGCGCATCAGGGCGTCGGCGAGCCGGGCGGACTGCTGGGTGATCCGGCCGTCCTTGGCCACATTGGTTTTCACGAACGTCGGGCACAGCACGGTGACGGCGACACCGGTGCCGCTCAGCTCGGCGGCCATCGTCTCCGACAGCGCGAGCACGCCCGCCTTCGAGACGTTGTAGACGGCCATCGAGGGCGCGGCGCTGAAGGCCGCGGCGGAGGCGACGTTGATGATGCCGCCGCGGCGGGCGGCGCGCAGCTTCGGCGTGAACACCTCGCAGCCGTGCACCACGCCCCACAGATTGATGCCGAGGGCCCACTCCCAGTCGTCGAAACCGACCTGCCCGACCCGGGTTCCGCCGATGCCGACGCCGGCATTGTTGATCACCAGGGTGATCGGCCGCTCGAACAGTGATTCGGCGAAGCGCGCAAGGTTTTCCACGTCCGCACGCTGGGCGACATCGCAGCGGAACGCGTGCGCGGCGCCGGGGTGTTTGCGTTCGATCAGGGCGACGGTCTCGTCGGCGCGTGTCTCGTCGATATCGGCGCAGATCACGTGCCCGCCGCGGGCGGCGATCTCGACCGCGAAGGCCCGGCCGATGCCGCTGCCCGCGCCGGTCACCACCGCTCGCGCGCCGTGGCTGCGCCGCGGTCGATTGCCCAGTGGCAGTAGGCTTTCCAGTCCGAACATGTCAGCTCACCTTTTCCGAGACGGGGTGGGAGGCCAGCGCGGCGGACAGGAAGTCGGCCGCGCGCGTCAGGGCTCGATCGGCCTCGGGTACCAGCAGCGGCAACGCCTGGAAGACGTGCATCTGGCCCGGCCAGATCTCCAGATCGGCGCTGCCGCCCGCGGCGCGCACCATCGCGCACAGCGCCCGTGCGTCGGCGCGCAGCATTTCGGCGCCGCCGACCTGCACCAGCAGCGGCGGCAACGCGATGCCGTCCGGAATGCTCAGCCGCACCCGCGGTGCATCGGCGGGCAGGCCGCGGGTGTACATGGCGGGCATCCGGCGCGCCGCCGCGGCGGTGATGAGCGGATCCGGTTGCAGCCGTTCCTGTTCGGCGGCCAGGCCAAGGCTCAGATCGAGCAGCGGGGAGAACAACGCGACGCCGGCGGGCGGGGCCATGCCGCGGCGCCCGTGCTCGACGAGCAGGTCGAGCGCGAGGTGCCCGCCGGCCGAATCACCCGCGATGACTAGGTTTTCCGGCGCGTATCCGTGCTCGAGCAGCCAGCGGTAGCCCGCCTCGACATCATCGGCCGCGGCCGGGAAACGGTGCTCCGGAGCGAGCCGATAGTCGATGACGAAGACGGGCAGGTTCGTCTTCCTGGACAGCTGTGCGGCGAGCGCCCGGTGGGTGCGGGCCGAGCAGATGACGTAGGCGCTGCCGTGCAGGTAGTAGACCGCGCGCGGGCCGAAGGGCACACCGGCGGCGCGTACCCATTCCCCGCGCACCGAGCCGGACCGGACCGGTGTGACCTGCGTACCGCGCGGCACCGGGCCCCCGACGGCCATGAAGGTGGCGACGAGCTTGCGAGCGAACCAGACTCCCGGTCCGTTCATCGGCACCGCGCAGTTGAGCTGCCGCAAGC
This genomic interval carries:
- a CDS encoding nitroreductase family protein; the encoded protein is MTGAELLTTTRSTRRRLDLSRPVDRQDLLDCLDIAVQAPSGSNRQPWRFLIVQDGETKRQIGEFYRKSFAANLSGRTPRPDQLGDLASGQYLADHLAEVPALVFVCSLGRPPEPAAPPRLASFYGSIYPAVWNFMLALRTRGLGSCLTTAHLAYEREIAELLGIPYDEVAQVAMVPVAHLLPGRDRPGRRTPAAELTSWDRWA
- a CDS encoding pyridoxamine 5'-phosphate oxidase family protein; this translates as MDTKNLADLYSVPALDWANIQAALEQNIPQAPDTGGPNRHTYWLTTIDPDGRPHMTAVGALWHEGTLVFTTGARSRKGRNLARDPRCAVSLSLHDFDLAVEGTASQVTDPAVVAAVAAKYAADGWPAAPDATGLALTAAYSAPSAGSPPWHVYRITAQSATAVSTVDPGGATRWTF
- a CDS encoding methyltransferase; amino-acid sequence: MASGQSRTPPHVVVRAVELIRYGVAVAYRKLVPGHIAVMELLAAGWLTQAIHAAAELGVADALADGPRTGAELAERIGADEDGLHRLLRLLIAHGIFARRRDGRYALTPMAKALRSDSAVSLRDAALFFGSALHRDHWSHLVDAVRTGKPVGQALHGMSFFEHVQANRQLGKLFDNAMTSIGTLSLGPLLAAYDFTRIDTVVDIGGGEGTLIAEILRGAPRSTGILFDLPEVAEAAAAHLAVRGVAERCTIERGSFFDTVPQGGDVYILKHILHDWPEQDAGCILGAVRAAMKPDARLVIVELVLPENHRPHPGKFVDLEMLVNVGGRERTAAEYREFLARYGFTLQRVIPTVSPDNILEAVPS
- a CDS encoding barstar family protein; this encodes MVDRSSDLPFEVVQARLADFSQTEGRVADEGYRVVHVRGQRMRTTTELFAEFAAAFQFPWYFGQNWAAFDECMTDLDDWLPPVRRDTRSRCGTRMRPWRKTRRPWLF
- a CDS encoding class I SAM-dependent methyltransferase, encoding MPTIPSEQSPSAEPQAHQARAIAESFGVDAARYDRSRPRYPAELIAAVVAAGRGRDVLDVGIGTGIVARQFQAAGCTVLGVEPDSRMAEFARRTGTEVEVATFENWDPAGRAFDAVVAGQTWHWVDPVAGAHKAAAALRPGGTLALFWNVQQPPPALEQALTDVFRRMFPDSPIARLPKMSGVEMYTAMCDKAADGIRATAAFDEPQHRSFEWTQPYTRDEWLDYAATTGATTRLPQTALNEVRTELGAVIDRSGGNFVCHYTTVMLTATKMS
- a CDS encoding TetR/AcrR family transcriptional regulator, with protein sequence MPTGVAMRDVRAQLFDAAERILREAGPSALTSRAVTTEAGCAKGVLHRHFTDFDDFLAELVLDRAAKIEQLAAGLQVSAGSGAVVENLSDALRSVFESVAVAIVALVAFRDELRARLRQRWPIGLPLMAEATAMIGGYLTAERAHGRIAAAADIDALALALIGTGHLLFADRTGPPPDDAAVTRAVTTVVGGALAAE